A single window of Hymenobacter sp. APR13 DNA harbors:
- a CDS encoding MBL fold metallo-hydrolase: MSPLPSSTGSVQIQQFYDKGLAHASYAIRSGRQVAIIDPARDPQPYYDFADEHDAQIVAVIETHPHADFVSSHLEISQETGATIYVSKLVKATYPHDTFDDGDRITLGAMELHALNTPGHSPDSISVLLMDELAQTRAVFTGDTLFVGDVGRPDLRESDLVGGHSREALAAQLYHSTREKLMTLPATTKVYPAHGPGSLCGKTTSTDLDSTIGKEVKTNYALQPMSEAEFIKVLLEDQPFMPKYFGHDVVLNRLGALPFEDSVRAVPRLFPDAELEPGVLLIDTRPAAEFRAGHLPGAINLMDGGKFETWLGSIIGPQEPFYLLADSQIALDTVIRKTAKIGYEGNVRGAILTPREMPATSPAVEVEQVRQQPQDFTIVDIRNRTEAQQPVFDNALVIPLPELRERAHEIPTDKPVLVHCAGGYRSAAGTSIVQAALPGATVYDLGEAITQMTPILH, encoded by the coding sequence AGGTAGCCATCATCGACCCGGCCCGCGACCCGCAGCCCTACTACGATTTCGCCGACGAGCACGACGCTCAGATCGTGGCCGTTATTGAAACCCACCCCCACGCCGACTTCGTGAGCAGCCACCTGGAAATCTCCCAGGAAACCGGCGCCACCATCTATGTAAGCAAGCTGGTGAAGGCCACCTATCCGCACGACACCTTCGACGATGGTGACCGGATTACGCTGGGCGCTATGGAGCTGCACGCCCTCAACACCCCCGGCCACTCGCCCGACTCCATTAGCGTGCTGCTCATGGACGAGCTGGCCCAGACCCGCGCCGTATTCACCGGCGACACCCTGTTTGTGGGCGACGTAGGCCGCCCCGACCTGCGCGAGTCCGACCTGGTGGGCGGCCACAGCCGCGAGGCCCTGGCGGCCCAGCTCTACCACAGCACCCGCGAAAAGCTCATGACCCTGCCCGCCACCACCAAGGTGTACCCGGCACATGGCCCCGGCTCGCTGTGCGGCAAAACCACCAGCACCGACCTCGACAGCACCATCGGCAAGGAAGTGAAAACCAACTACGCTCTGCAGCCCATGTCGGAGGCCGAGTTTATCAAGGTATTGCTTGAAGACCAGCCGTTCATGCCCAAGTATTTCGGGCACGACGTAGTGCTCAACCGCCTGGGCGCGCTGCCCTTTGAGGACAGCGTCCGGGCCGTGCCGCGCCTGTTTCCGGATGCCGAGCTGGAGCCGGGCGTTTTGCTGATTGACACTCGGCCCGCCGCCGAGTTCCGGGCCGGCCACCTGCCCGGCGCCATCAACCTGATGGACGGCGGCAAGTTTGAAACCTGGCTGGGCTCCATCATCGGGCCGCAGGAGCCGTTCTACCTGCTGGCCGATTCGCAGATTGCGCTGGATACCGTGATTCGCAAAACCGCCAAAATCGGCTACGAAGGCAACGTGCGCGGCGCCATCCTCACCCCGCGGGAGATGCCGGCTACCTCGCCGGCCGTGGAGGTTGAGCAAGTACGCCAGCAGCCTCAGGACTTCACCATCGTGGATATCCGCAACCGTACCGAGGCCCAGCAGCCCGTTTTCGATAACGCCCTGGTGATTCCGTTGCCCGAGTTGCGCGAGCGGGCCCACGAAATCCCGACCGATAAGCCCGTGCTGGTGCATTGCGCCGGCGGCTACCGCTCGGCGGCCGGCACCAGCATCGTGCAGGCGGCCCTGCCCGGCGCCACGGTGTATGATCTGGGGGAGGCCATAACACAGATGACGCCGATTTTACACTGA
- a CDS encoding GxxExxY protein has protein sequence MAEEYKHQALTHQIIGCAMRVHSTLGEGFPEVVYQRSLAQELTRAGIAFQREVSLPIYYHDEVVGYRRVDFLAAEAILIELKATTELTASHFNQIINYLKAYRLEIGLLINFGEPSLRFRRFIKTRK, from the coding sequence ATGGCAGAAGAATATAAGCATCAGGCTCTTACTCACCAGATTATAGGATGCGCTATGCGGGTACATAGTACACTGGGCGAAGGCTTTCCGGAAGTGGTGTATCAACGCAGTCTGGCGCAGGAGCTGACGCGGGCCGGCATTGCTTTTCAACGGGAAGTGAGCCTACCGATTTACTACCACGACGAAGTAGTGGGATACCGGCGTGTCGATTTTCTGGCAGCAGAAGCCATCCTGATTGAGCTGAAGGCCACGACTGAGCTAACCGCTTCTCACTTCAACCAGATCATCAACTACCTCAAGGCTTACCGTCTGGAAATTGGCCTGCTCATTAACTTTGGCGAACCAAGTCTTCGTTTCCGTCGGTTTATTAAAACCAGAAAGTAA
- the sbcD gene encoding exonuclease subunit SbcD, which produces MIVLHTADWHLGQRFIQGHERTDEHRHFLDWLVTTIREQQVEVLVIAGDIFDTGSPSNQALELYYSFLLNIRGTGCRDIVVVGGNHDSPATLNAPARLLRHLRVHVVGCVPDCFEDQVLVLDDAAGQPGLVVCAVPFLRDRDVRLSVPGETAEEREARIKQGIADHYSRLAEVEKVWQLKDLGLPVLATGHLYAAGAAPSDSERTIHVGNLGQVTADHFPTVFDYVALGHLHRPQRVGGREHIRYSGSPIALSFSELDHPKEVLLLDFAGGKLAGLQPLLVPGARRLVRFHGTLEEVTQGLTTYDNAGYLLPAWADVQIHSELTQLEVADALLQVIQTLDRQQLEVLARRHLRLIKLRALGPDDSDTNEPLTPSLHDFTEREVFGQRLAAEPEAGRAELLRTFDELLEGM; this is translated from the coding sequence GTGATAGTACTACACACCGCCGACTGGCACCTGGGCCAGCGCTTCATTCAGGGCCACGAGCGCACCGACGAGCACCGCCACTTTCTGGACTGGCTGGTAACGACCATCCGGGAGCAGCAGGTGGAAGTGCTGGTGATTGCCGGCGACATTTTCGATACTGGCTCACCTTCCAACCAGGCTTTGGAGCTGTACTACTCCTTCCTGCTCAACATCCGCGGCACCGGCTGCCGCGACATTGTGGTGGTGGGCGGCAACCACGATTCGCCGGCCACACTCAACGCGCCGGCCCGGCTGCTGCGCCACCTGCGTGTGCACGTGGTGGGCTGCGTACCCGACTGCTTCGAGGACCAGGTGCTGGTGCTGGACGATGCCGCCGGCCAGCCCGGCCTGGTGGTGTGCGCCGTGCCCTTCCTGCGCGACCGGGACGTGCGCCTCTCGGTGCCCGGCGAAACCGCCGAAGAGCGCGAAGCCCGCATCAAACAAGGCATTGCCGACCACTACAGCCGCCTCGCCGAAGTAGAGAAAGTGTGGCAGCTTAAAGACCTGGGCCTGCCCGTGCTGGCTACCGGCCACCTCTACGCCGCCGGCGCCGCCCCCTCCGACTCCGAGCGTACCATCCACGTTGGCAACCTGGGCCAGGTGACGGCCGACCACTTCCCTACCGTGTTCGACTACGTGGCGCTGGGCCACCTGCACCGGCCGCAGCGCGTGGGCGGGCGGGAGCATATCCGCTACTCGGGCTCCCCAATTGCGCTGTCGTTTTCCGAGCTGGATCATCCGAAGGAAGTGCTGCTGCTGGATTTTGCCGGGGGCAAGCTGGCGGGGCTGCAGCCGTTGCTGGTGCCGGGCGCCCGGCGGCTGGTGCGCTTCCACGGCACGCTGGAGGAAGTCACGCAGGGCCTCACCACCTACGACAACGCCGGCTACCTGCTCCCGGCCTGGGCCGACGTGCAGATTCATTCCGAACTCACGCAGCTGGAAGTGGCCGACGCGCTGCTGCAGGTGATTCAGACCCTGGACCGCCAGCAGCTGGAGGTACTGGCCCGCCGCCACCTGCGCCTGATCAAGCTGCGCGCCCTCGGCCCCGACGATTCTGACACCAACGAACCCCTCACGCCCAGCCTCCACGACTTCACGGAGCGCGAAGTGTTCGGCCAGCGCCTCGCCGCCGAGCCCGAAGCCGGCCGCGCCGAGCTGCTGCGCACCTTTGATGAGCTGCTGGAAGGAATGTAG